One part of the Paracoccus sp. MBLB3053 genome encodes these proteins:
- the rfbD gene encoding dTDP-4-dehydrorhamnose reductase — MTGLLVFGSTGQVATELRRLAPDASFLGREAAELSDPEACAAAILAHRPEAVINAAAYTAVDRAESETELAQCINSLAPAAMARAAAELGVPFLQISTDYVFDGSGERPWREDDATGPLGAYGATKLDGERGIAEAGGQWAVLRTSWVFSAHGANFVKTMMRLGKERDELRVVADQHGGPTPAADIAAACLDMIRSMRKQPGKGGIYHFSGAPDTSWAGFARTIMKQAGLSCRVTDISTSDYPTPARRPGNSRLDCRAIMRDFGIARPDWHAGLEKVVTELEQ; from the coding sequence ATGACGGGCCTTCTGGTCTTCGGCAGCACCGGACAGGTCGCGACCGAGCTTCGCCGGCTCGCACCGGATGCCAGCTTCCTTGGTCGTGAAGCGGCAGAACTTTCAGATCCCGAGGCATGCGCCGCCGCCATTCTGGCGCATCGTCCCGAGGCGGTGATCAATGCCGCCGCCTATACCGCGGTGGACCGCGCCGAAAGTGAAACCGAGCTCGCGCAGTGCATAAACAGTCTCGCGCCTGCCGCCATGGCGCGCGCGGCGGCCGAACTTGGCGTGCCCTTCCTGCAGATCTCGACGGATTACGTCTTCGACGGTTCGGGCGAACGTCCCTGGCGTGAAGATGACGCGACCGGCCCGCTTGGCGCCTACGGTGCAACCAAGCTCGACGGTGAGCGCGGAATTGCCGAAGCGGGCGGGCAATGGGCGGTGCTGCGGACCTCGTGGGTCTTCTCGGCGCATGGGGCTAACTTCGTCAAGACGATGATGCGTCTTGGCAAGGAACGTGACGAGCTGCGCGTCGTGGCCGACCAGCATGGCGGCCCGACCCCGGCAGCGGATATCGCCGCAGCCTGCCTGGACATGATCCGGTCGATGCGTAAGCAGCCTGGCAAAGGTGGCATCTACCATTTTTCCGGAGCGCCGGACACGAGCTGGGCCGGGTTCGCGAGGACGATCATGAAGCAGGCGGGCTTGTCCTGCCGCGTCACCGATATCTCGACAAGCGACTACCCGACCCCTGCGCGACGGCCGGGAAATTCGCGGTTGGATTGCAGAGCGATCATGAGGGATTTTGGCATCGCACGCCCTGACTGGCATGCGGGTCTCGAGAAAGTAGTGACGGAGCTAGAGCAATGA
- the rfbB gene encoding dTDP-glucose 4,6-dehydratase has protein sequence MKILVTGGAGFIGSAVVRLAVRRGHEVVNLDSLTYAANLENVASVSNSPLYAFEKADLRDRAALDRVLSEHQPDAIMHLAAESHVDRSIDGPGDFIETNISGTYNLLEAARSYWVGQGRPEGFRFHHISTDEVFGSLGETGQFTEETPYDPRSPYSASKAASDHLVRAWHETYGLPVVLTNCSNNYGPFHFPEKLVPVVILNALHGRPIPVYGDGGNVRDWLFVEDHADALLLVLEKGELGRSYNIGGENEAKNIDLVRTICAHMDALRPESAPHDRLITFVTDRPGHDRRYAIDPTRIRTELGWQPSVTVEEGLRRTVEWYLENEDWWQPLLGRQGVGQRLGTA, from the coding sequence ATGAAGATTTTGGTAACGGGTGGCGCGGGTTTCATCGGCTCGGCAGTGGTGCGGCTGGCGGTAAGACGCGGGCATGAGGTGGTCAATCTTGACAGCCTGACCTATGCCGCGAACCTGGAAAACGTCGCTTCGGTTTCGAACAGCCCGCTTTACGCCTTCGAAAAGGCCGACCTGCGCGACCGCGCCGCGCTGGACCGCGTGCTTTCCGAACATCAGCCCGACGCGATCATGCATCTTGCCGCCGAAAGCCATGTCGACCGATCGATTGACGGGCCGGGCGATTTCATCGAGACGAACATCTCGGGCACATACAACCTGCTGGAAGCGGCGCGCAGCTATTGGGTGGGGCAGGGCCGGCCCGAAGGCTTCCGTTTCCACCATATCTCGACCGACGAGGTCTTCGGCAGCCTTGGCGAGACCGGGCAGTTCACCGAGGAAACCCCCTACGATCCGCGCAGCCCCTATTCCGCCAGCAAGGCGGCCTCGGACCACCTCGTTCGCGCATGGCACGAAACCTATGGTCTACCGGTCGTGCTGACCAATTGTTCCAACAATTACGGCCCGTTCCATTTCCCCGAGAAACTGGTGCCGGTGGTGATCCTGAACGCCCTGCACGGCCGCCCGATCCCGGTCTATGGCGACGGCGGGAATGTGCGCGACTGGCTCTTTGTCGAGGACCATGCCGATGCGCTGTTGCTGGTGCTGGAAAAGGGCGAGCTTGGCCGCAGCTACAATATCGGCGGCGAGAACGAGGCGAAGAACATCGATCTCGTGCGGACGATCTGCGCCCATATGGACGCGCTGCGTCCCGAAAGCGCGCCCCATGATCGGCTGATCACCTTTGTCACCGACCGGCCCGGCCATGATCGTCGCTACGCGATCGACCCGACGCGGATCCGCACCGAACTGGGCTGGCAACCCTCGGTCACGGTCGAAGAGGGGCTGCGTCGCACCGTCGAATGGTATCTGGAAAACGAGGACTGGTGGCAGCCGCTGCTGGGCCGGCAGGGCGTAGGTCAGCGACTGGGGACGGCATGA
- the rfbC gene encoding dTDP-4-dehydrorhamnose 3,5-epimerase, whose protein sequence is MQIEKTSLPGVLILVPRRHGDARGFFSESWNRKTLREAGLDLPEFVQDNHSMSAAVGTLRGLHFQSPPHPQGKLVRCGRGRLFDVAVDVRKGSPTYGQWVGEELSFENGRQLWVPAGFLHGFVTREPDTEICYKCTGHYAPECDGGVAWDSVGIDWGLSVEPILSGKDAVAQSLEDFDSPFVYEGPFDYEAGL, encoded by the coding sequence ATGCAGATTGAAAAGACGTCGCTTCCAGGCGTGCTGATTTTGGTCCCGCGTCGTCATGGCGATGCGCGCGGGTTTTTCTCGGAAAGCTGGAACCGGAAGACGCTGCGCGAAGCCGGACTGGACCTGCCGGAATTCGTGCAGGACAACCATTCGATGTCCGCAGCCGTCGGCACGCTGAGGGGACTGCATTTCCAGTCTCCGCCGCACCCGCAGGGCAAGCTGGTTCGATGTGGTCGGGGGCGGCTTTTCGACGTAGCGGTTGACGTTCGCAAGGGCAGCCCGACCTATGGCCAGTGGGTGGGCGAAGAGTTGTCCTTTGAAAACGGAAGGCAGCTGTGGGTTCCCGCAGGCTTCCTGCACGGTTTTGTCACTCGCGAGCCCGACACTGAGATCTGCTACAAATGCACCGGCCACTATGCCCCGGAATGCGATGGCGGCGTGGCCTGGGACAGCGTGGGAATAGATTGGGGACTTTCGGTCGAGCCGATCCTTTCCGGCAAGGACGCCGTTGCTCAATCACTTGAAGATTTTGACAGCCCCTTCGTCTACGAAGGTCCTTTCGATTACGAGGCCGGATTATGA
- a CDS encoding calcium-binding protein codes for MISYRLIATYQGADPVFVSNLSDLRIGQVGSQYVLYTLTHTGGGISAFRIAAADQQIQLLSSRALPPYLGYLDLPRLGLVDLGGTIAVFGAGLSNAMTNGFKLGGSGDLSATYGIAGLGADVTQVGSFQTVSGNFLYTTRNGSTVISTWEIAPNGTVGLVGRYDLPAGPAIQGTEINDIVLTTIGDRNFLLSVSALGNFVASQQVLADGSLGASQILWEDRGLGLNAPGLVATVSAAGMTHLVVASGGSSSLTTLRLGYSGELTPVDHIIDERATRFSGASALETVMLDGRAFIFAGGSDDGISVFTIMPDGHLLHLATLVDGNDRSLADVSAISARVIDGRIAVFVSSRTEKGISQFLFEPGKIGLTQTGNAGIVKGTSNGDMLQAGTGTTQINGGYGDDILISGSEPVRLSGGTGADLFVVTPVNGRITISDYQPGIDRIDLSNLGMIRSTLQLSFKTQSNGINITFGDTVIWVRTQDGTSLTENHFNNSLFPVAHYDAPNMYKKIIGTAGNDTLIGGRYGSDIYGHAGRDLITGREAADVIRAGADHDTVHGGDGDDRILGENGNDLIRGGNGNDTLLGGNDNDMLFGGYGNDRLFAEAGSDTSYGEWGDDFIQDLLGNNTIWGGDGQDWIQTGDGNDRIDGGNGHDTVFAGGGNDSISGGDGNDELRGEKGNDTILGGAGADLIWGDQGDDRLEGGDGDDYLWGLAGNDWMSGGAGDDTLLGAIGNDTLRGGDGNDLLGGKEGDDTAIGEAGNDSIYGGSGNDKLDGREGEDFVHGEEGDDRLWGGTGNDTLRGGTGSDTMTGGAGADVFHFRTASDFDGSTDWITDFEPGVDTIDMRGLGLSYIGRAEFSGAGQVRLWTSPSSGVIVDIDLDGNGHADLSLCFGVIRGLTGGDFLL; via the coding sequence ATGATCAGCTACCGCCTCATCGCGACGTATCAGGGAGCAGATCCTGTCTTTGTCTCCAATCTGAGTGACCTCCGGATCGGACAGGTCGGATCGCAATATGTCCTTTACACGCTGACCCATACCGGGGGAGGCATATCGGCGTTTCGGATTGCGGCCGCAGATCAGCAGATCCAGTTGCTGTCGAGCCGCGCCCTGCCCCCCTATCTGGGCTATCTCGACTTGCCCCGGTTGGGCCTTGTCGATCTGGGCGGGACGATTGCGGTCTTTGGCGCAGGTCTTTCGAACGCAATGACGAATGGCTTCAAGCTGGGCGGCAGTGGCGACCTGAGCGCAACCTACGGTATCGCCGGTCTGGGCGCGGATGTGACGCAGGTGGGATCGTTTCAGACGGTTTCGGGGAATTTCCTGTACACGACTCGCAATGGCTCGACGGTGATCTCGACATGGGAGATCGCGCCAAATGGGACGGTCGGCCTGGTCGGACGTTACGATCTTCCGGCAGGACCCGCAATTCAGGGCACCGAGATCAATGATATTGTCCTAACGACGATCGGAGATCGGAACTTCTTGCTCTCGGTCTCGGCGCTCGGCAATTTCGTCGCGAGCCAGCAGGTCCTCGCGGACGGATCGCTCGGCGCCTCACAGATCCTGTGGGAGGATCGGGGCCTTGGCCTGAACGCGCCCGGCCTTGTCGCGACGGTCAGCGCGGCCGGAATGACGCACCTGGTCGTCGCCTCGGGCGGCAGTTCATCCCTGACCACGCTGCGGCTTGGCTACTCTGGCGAACTTACCCCCGTCGACCATATCATCGACGAGCGCGCGACAAGGTTCAGCGGGGCCTCGGCACTGGAGACGGTCATGCTGGACGGCCGCGCCTTCATCTTTGCCGGGGGCAGTGATGATGGCATCTCTGTCTTCACGATCATGCCTGACGGGCACCTGCTGCATCTCGCCACGCTCGTTGATGGGAACGACCGGAGCCTTGCCGACGTATCGGCGATATCGGCCCGCGTGATCGACGGCCGGATCGCCGTCTTCGTTTCGTCCCGCACCGAGAAGGGGATCAGCCAGTTTCTCTTCGAGCCCGGCAAGATCGGGCTGACCCAGACCGGGAACGCCGGCATCGTCAAGGGAACATCCAATGGCGACATGCTGCAGGCGGGCACGGGGACGACGCAGATCAACGGCGGATACGGCGACGACATCCTGATTTCGGGAAGCGAACCGGTGCGGCTGTCTGGCGGTACAGGAGCGGACCTTTTCGTCGTGACGCCAGTGAACGGCCGGATCACGATCAGCGACTACCAGCCCGGCATCGACCGGATCGACCTTTCGAACCTGGGCATGATCAGAAGCACCCTTCAGCTCAGTTTCAAGACCCAAAGCAACGGCATCAACATCACCTTCGGCGATACGGTCATCTGGGTCCGCACGCAGGATGGAACCAGCCTGACCGAGAACCATTTCAACAATTCGCTCTTTCCCGTGGCGCATTACGATGCCCCCAACATGTACAAGAAGATCATCGGCACCGCGGGCAATGACACGCTGATCGGGGGCCGCTATGGCTCGGACATCTATGGTCACGCTGGCCGCGACCTGATTACGGGCAGGGAAGCCGCCGATGTGATCAGGGCCGGGGCGGATCACGACACGGTCCATGGCGGCGATGGCGACGATCGCATCCTCGGCGAGAACGGCAACGACCTGATCCGCGGAGGGAATGGGAACGACACGCTTCTTGGCGGAAATGACAACGACATGCTGTTCGGCGGCTACGGCAACGATCGCCTCTTTGCCGAGGCGGGCAGCGACACGTCCTATGGGGAATGGGGCGATGATTTCATCCAGGATCTTCTTGGAAACAACACGATCTGGGGCGGCGACGGCCAAGACTGGATCCAGACCGGAGACGGCAATGACCGCATCGATGGTGGAAACGGGCATGATACCGTCTTTGCAGGCGGAGGAAACGACAGCATTTCGGGCGGAGACGGCAATGATGAACTGCGAGGCGAAAAGGGTAATGACACCATTCTGGGTGGTGCCGGGGCCGATCTGATCTGGGGCGATCAGGGGGATGACCGGCTCGAGGGAGGAGACGGCGACGACTACCTTTGGGGATTGGCCGGTAACGATTGGATGAGCGGGGGCGCGGGCGATGACACATTGCTTGGCGCGATCGGAAACGACACCCTGCGCGGGGGCGACGGGAACGACCTGCTGGGCGGCAAGGAGGGAGACGACACGGCGATCGGAGAGGCCGGAAATGACAGCATCTACGGTGGCAGCGGCAATGACAAGCTGGACGGTCGCGAAGGAGAGGACTTCGTACATGGCGAAGAAGGCGATGACAGGTTGTGGGGTGGCACCGGGAATGACACGCTCCGAGGAGGGACCGGCTCCGATACCATGACGGGTGGCGCCGGGGCCGACGTGTTCCATTTCAGGACTGCCTCGGATTTCGACGGCAGCACGGACTGGATCACGGATTTTGAGCCGGGGGTCGATACGATCGACATGCGAGGCCTGGGTTTGAGCTACATCGGGCGCGCCGAGTTCAGCGGGGCTGGCCAGGTCAGGTTGTGGACCAGCCCGTCATCGGGAGTGATCGTCGACATCGACCTCGACGGGAATGGCCATGCCGACCTGTCGCTTTGCTTCGGCGTGATCCGAGGCCTGACGGGCGGGGATTTCCTGCTTTAG
- the flgG gene encoding flagellar basal-body rod protein FlgG has product MKALQIAATGMSAQQMRVEVISNNLANMSTTGFNPRRAEFADLQYQQATRPGTLTATNGAMVPAGVQLGMGVRSAAVTVMLGQGGLVQTNGDLDIAIDGNGYLEVTMPSGVSAYTRDGSLKRSAEGQIVTSEGFPIVPDITIPQEASSVSISPAGEVFAYFSDRVEPESLGQITLAGFLNEKGLEAIGSNMFLETTASGAPQVAAAGEEGLGTLRAGYLEESAVDPVKEITELIKAQRGYELNSKVITAADQMLGATVQVR; this is encoded by the coding sequence ATGAAAGCCCTTCAGATCGCCGCGACCGGCATGAGTGCACAGCAGATGCGGGTCGAGGTCATTTCGAACAACCTCGCCAACATGTCGACCACCGGCTTCAACCCCCGCCGCGCCGAATTCGCGGACCTGCAATACCAGCAGGCGACCCGGCCAGGCACGCTCACCGCCACCAACGGCGCCATGGTTCCTGCGGGCGTGCAGTTGGGGATGGGGGTCCGCTCGGCTGCGGTGACGGTCATGCTGGGGCAAGGCGGGCTTGTCCAGACCAATGGCGACCTCGACATTGCCATCGACGGAAACGGCTACCTCGAGGTCACGATGCCTTCGGGCGTCTCGGCCTATACCCGCGACGGCAGTCTCAAGCGCTCGGCCGAAGGGCAGATCGTCACCTCTGAAGGGTTTCCCATCGTGCCCGACATCACCATCCCGCAAGAGGCGAGCAGCGTTTCGATCAGCCCGGCAGGCGAGGTCTTTGCCTATTTCAGCGACCGCGTGGAACCCGAATCCCTGGGCCAGATCACCTTGGCGGGGTTCCTGAACGAAAAGGGTCTCGAGGCGATCGGCTCGAACATGTTCCTTGAAACGACCGCATCCGGCGCACCGCAGGTGGCCGCGGCCGGGGAAGAGGGCCTGGGAACGCTGAGGGCGGGATACCTTGAGGAGAGCGCCGTTGATCCGGTCAAGGAAATCACCGAACTCATCAAGGCCCAACGCGGCTACGAGCTGAACTCAAAGGTCATCACCGCCGCCGATCAGATGCTCGGTGCAACGGTCCAGGTGCGCTGA
- a CDS encoding ABC transporter permease — MRILSALVLREMATTYGKSAGGYVWAILEPVLGVLLLTVAFSLMLARPALGTNFSLFYATGLLPFTMFNDLSNKVATSIRYSRPFLAYPSVSFIDALLARVILNTLTHIVILMVVVGGIFVIYDLPIVINVAEIFEALLMIVVLAVGVGTLNCYLMTAFPVWERAWHILTRPLFLASGIFFLYDMMPSAGQHILWYNPVLHCISQFRRGIYPTYEASYVSLPYVCGVAVTLLTFGLLLLARNHRDLLER; from the coding sequence ATGCGTATCCTGTCCGCGCTGGTGTTGCGCGAAATGGCGACAACTTACGGCAAATCGGCCGGGGGCTACGTTTGGGCCATTCTCGAACCGGTGCTGGGCGTCCTGCTCCTGACGGTTGCATTCAGCCTGATGCTGGCCCGGCCGGCGCTCGGGACAAACTTTTCGCTCTTCTACGCAACGGGGCTTCTGCCCTTCACAATGTTCAACGACCTGTCGAACAAGGTCGCGACCTCGATCCGCTATTCTCGACCCTTTCTGGCCTATCCCAGCGTATCCTTTATCGACGCGTTATTGGCGCGGGTGATCCTGAACACGCTGACCCATATCGTCATTCTCATGGTTGTGGTGGGGGGCATCTTCGTCATTTACGATCTGCCGATCGTCATCAATGTGGCGGAAATCTTCGAGGCGCTGCTCATGATCGTTGTGCTGGCAGTCGGGGTCGGCACGCTGAACTGCTACCTGATGACCGCGTTCCCGGTCTGGGAAAGGGCCTGGCACATCCTGACCAGGCCGCTGTTCCTGGCCTCGGGTATCTTCTTCCTTTACGACATGATGCCGTCGGCCGGGCAGCATATCCTGTGGTACAACCCCGTGCTCCACTGCATCTCGCAGTTTCGGCGCGGGATCTATCCCACCTATGAGGCAAGCTATGTCTCTCTGCCATATGTCTGTGGCGTCGCCGTCACTCTGCTGACCTTTGGGCTTTTGTTGCTGGCACGAAACCATCGCGACCTTCTCGAGCGCTAA
- the flgA gene encoding flagellar basal body P-ring formation chaperone FlgA gives MRSLILILSALPLPVMAEAVVAARTLQAGTVLATDDLRIAPGAEGAFRDPADVIGQELRVMVTEGRPIGTGQVGKPIAVGRNALVTIAYEKAALRIEADGRALSSGAVGDVIRVMNNASRITVVGRIAPNGTVIVHEN, from the coding sequence ATGCGGTCCTTGATCCTGATCCTGTCCGCCCTTCCCCTCCCGGTAATGGCCGAAGCCGTCGTGGCGGCCCGCACGCTTCAGGCCGGAACGGTCCTCGCTACAGACGACCTACGGATCGCACCCGGCGCGGAAGGAGCCTTTCGCGACCCCGCTGACGTCATCGGCCAGGAACTGCGCGTGATGGTGACCGAGGGGCGGCCGATCGGGACGGGCCAGGTTGGCAAGCCCATCGCCGTTGGTCGCAATGCGCTCGTGACCATCGCCTATGAAAAGGCAGCCCTGCGGATCGAAGCGGATGGCCGGGCGCTGTCATCCGGCGCCGTCGGGGATGTCATCAGGGTCATGAACAATGCGTCGCGCATCACGGTCGTGGGTCGCATTGCCCCGAACGGCACCGTGATCGTCCATGAGAACTAG
- a CDS encoding glycosyltransferase family 2 protein gives MQPQITILMATRNGERYLPAQLESILSQSHRNWRLIVSDDGSTDATTSIVRNYAATRPSGRIELVAGPERGATANFLWLIRQADASGWVAFSDQDDIWNPDKLARAVDWLARQDGPAVYAARTTICDENMNELAPAPHFPGPFGFRNALVQACLPGNTTVVNAAALRILQSGAAAADAAGVISHDWWVYQLLSGAGARIRRDDAQVVRYRQHGNNVMGRNDTPRARAARFSMLFDGSYAGWIARNQVALEDARDLLLPENRRLLEGFGRLIEASGPRAVAQALRMRLYRQSRTGTIAIMAAALAGRLRLPDHERGVA, from the coding sequence TTGCAGCCTCAGATCACCATCCTCATGGCGACCCGGAATGGCGAACGGTATCTGCCCGCACAGCTTGAAAGCATCCTTTCGCAAAGCCATAGGAACTGGCGGCTCATCGTGTCGGATGACGGTTCGACCGATGCGACGACGAGCATCGTGAGGAACTACGCAGCGACCCGCCCGTCCGGTCGAATCGAGCTTGTCGCGGGACCGGAGCGCGGCGCGACTGCGAATTTCCTGTGGCTCATCCGCCAGGCAGATGCGTCCGGCTGGGTCGCCTTTTCGGATCAGGACGACATCTGGAACCCTGACAAGCTCGCTCGGGCGGTCGATTGGCTTGCTCGGCAGGACGGGCCGGCGGTCTATGCCGCGCGGACCACCATCTGCGACGAAAACATGAACGAACTGGCGCCGGCGCCCCATTTCCCCGGCCCGTTCGGGTTCCGAAACGCGCTTGTTCAGGCATGCCTGCCGGGAAACACGACAGTCGTGAATGCGGCGGCTTTGCGCATCCTTCAATCGGGCGCCGCTGCCGCCGACGCGGCGGGCGTCATCTCGCATGACTGGTGGGTCTATCAGCTTCTGTCGGGGGCGGGCGCAAGAATCCGCCGGGATGACGCGCAGGTCGTGCGCTATCGACAGCATGGCAACAACGTGATGGGCCGCAACGACACGCCCCGCGCCCGCGCCGCCCGCTTTTCGATGTTGTTTGACGGCAGCTATGCGGGCTGGATCGCCCGCAATCAGGTCGCGCTTGAAGATGCAAGGGATCTGCTTTTACCCGAAAACCGCCGTCTTCTGGAAGGCTTCGGCCGCCTCATCGAAGCCAGTGGTCCCCGTGCCGTGGCCCAGGCTCTGCGGATGCGGCTCTATCGCCAGAGCCGCACGGGCACGATTGCCATCATGGCGGCGGCACTGGCCGGAAGGCTGCGCTTACCCGATCACGAAAGGGGCGTGGCCTGA
- the flgH gene encoding flagellar basal body L-ring protein FlgH, which translates to MKTERRGTCPLVTIAIALTLLSSGCGRVGHLGRAPKMTAPEESMEFRALANPAVIMDDLPDRTGGTASLWNASQNSLVGDRRAGKRGDILTVVIEIDDKAEMQNSSGRSRSSSDKVSIPQMAGIVQRIDARLPDGASMDELAEAKGSSTYKGSGNISRRDKMTLRVAATVIETMPNGVLRIEGSQEVRVNFEVRVLTVTGFVRPSDIGRRNEISYDRIAGARISYGGRGQITDVQQPRYGQQVADILLPY; encoded by the coding sequence ATGAAAACCGAACGGCGCGGGACCTGCCCGCTTGTGACCATCGCGATTGCGCTCACCTTGCTGTCGTCGGGCTGCGGACGCGTCGGCCATCTTGGCCGGGCTCCGAAAATGACCGCGCCGGAAGAGAGCATGGAATTTCGCGCGCTGGCCAATCCCGCGGTGATCATGGATGACTTGCCGGATCGGACCGGTGGCACCGCATCGCTTTGGAACGCATCGCAAAACTCGCTGGTGGGTGATCGCCGGGCGGGAAAGCGGGGTGATATCCTGACCGTGGTCATCGAGATCGACGACAAGGCAGAGATGCAGAACAGCTCGGGGCGCAGCCGGTCCTCTTCGGACAAGGTGAGCATTCCGCAGATGGCGGGCATCGTGCAACGCATCGACGCGCGCCTTCCCGATGGCGCCAGCATGGACGAGCTGGCCGAAGCCAAGGGGTCGTCCACCTACAAGGGCAGCGGCAATATCTCGCGGCGCGACAAGATGACCCTGAGGGTTGCGGCCACCGTGATCGAGACCATGCCGAACGGCGTCCTGCGCATCGAGGGTTCGCAGGAAGTTCGCGTGAATTTCGAGGTCAGGGTTTTGACCGTGACCGGCTTTGTCCGCCCTTCGGATATCGGGCGCCGGAACGAAATCTCATATGACCGGATCGCCGGCGCGCGGATTTCGTATGGCGGGCGCGGCCAGATCACGGACGTGCAGCAACCACGCTATGGTCAGCAAGTGGCCGATATCCTCCTCCCCTATTGA
- the rfbA gene encoding glucose-1-phosphate thymidylyltransferase RfbA yields the protein MTEKSRPATGRKGIILAGGSGTRLYPITMGVSKQLLPIYDKPMIYYPISVLMFAGIRDIAIITTPEDQEQFRRLLSDGSQWGLNFEYIVQPSPDGLAQAYILAEDFLAGAPSAMVLGDNIFFGHGLPLLLEAADRRIEGGTVFGYRVADPERYGVVAFDEAGKARAIIEKPSVPPSDYAVTGLYFLDGSAPQRAREVRPSDRGELEITTLLETYLHEDSLTVERMGRGFAWLDTGTHASLLDAGNFVRTLEQRQGLQTGCPDEIAFDQGWIDQDALAERAKKFSKNDYGKYLARLLP from the coding sequence ATGACCGAGAAGTCCAGACCGGCAACCGGCCGCAAGGGAATCATCCTGGCCGGAGGTTCGGGAACGCGGCTCTATCCGATTACCATGGGCGTCTCGAAGCAGCTCCTGCCGATTTACGACAAGCCGATGATCTACTACCCGATTTCGGTTCTCATGTTTGCCGGCATCCGCGATATCGCGATCATCACCACGCCCGAAGATCAGGAGCAGTTTCGCCGGCTGCTGAGCGACGGAAGCCAATGGGGGCTGAACTTCGAATATATCGTTCAGCCCTCGCCCGACGGCCTGGCGCAGGCCTATATCCTGGCCGAGGATTTCCTGGCAGGGGCACCTTCTGCCATGGTCCTTGGTGACAACATCTTTTTCGGACATGGTCTGCCCCTGCTGCTTGAAGCTGCGGACCGGCGGATCGAAGGGGGCACCGTCTTCGGCTATCGCGTGGCTGATCCGGAACGCTACGGTGTGGTGGCGTTCGACGAGGCGGGCAAGGCCCGCGCGATCATCGAAAAGCCCAGCGTTCCGCCTTCGGATTATGCAGTTACGGGGCTTTACTTTCTGGACGGCAGCGCACCCCAGCGCGCCCGCGAGGTGCGGCCATCAGACCGGGGCGAGCTTGAGATCACGACCCTGCTTGAAACTTATCTGCACGAGGACAGCCTGACGGTCGAACGCATGGGTCGGGGCTTTGCGTGGCTTGATACCGGAACCCATGCGAGCCTTCTCGACGCGGGCAATTTCGTTCGCACGCTGGAACAGCGGCAGGGCCTTCAGACTGGCTGCCCGGACGAGATCGCCTTCGATCAGGGCTGGATCGATCAGGACGCGCTTGCCGAGCGGGCGAAGAAATTCTCCAAGAACGACTACGGCAAGTATCTGGCGCGGCTGCTGCCCTGA